One genomic window of Bartonella sp. HY038 includes the following:
- a CDS encoding sugar ABC transporter ATP-binding protein, with amino-acid sequence MMDRTDKIILSLKDIQKYFGPVKAIKNMQLTVRQGTVHTLLGENGAGKSTLMKVLAGVYPQTAGRIIFDGEPYSPKNPREAVAKGLSIVFQELSLCNNMSVAENIFATHEPQRFGFINDRQLRKEADELIAYLGLPIRARDKVGDLSIAQRQLVEIAKGLSKPAKVLILDEPTSSLSDSEAEILFSLIDRLKERGTAIIYISHRMEEIMRLSDDITVIRDGEYIDTKRRQDTNIDELIAMMVGRKMDEIYPPALSSPNFEKISPILEVEKLSFKDEFQDVSFAIRPGEILGFFGLVGSGRSEVMNAIFGMKKASGTIRLEGKAVNFKSAAESIAAGIGFVTENRKEEGLILSANVMHNISMASLNGFTNNLGFMNFGAEKKVALQEADRLSVKAKGLDTVVNTLSGGNQQKIVFAKWLLTNPKLLILDEPTRGVDVGAKFEIYKIIRQLADEGTAIILVSSELPEVLGLADRLIVMTEGCITATLNDADMSPQNVMAFATGTVATGIVK; translated from the coding sequence ATGATGGACCGGACAGATAAAATCATCCTTTCCTTGAAGGATATTCAAAAGTACTTTGGCCCAGTAAAAGCTATTAAAAATATGCAACTTACTGTGCGCCAAGGAACTGTGCATACTTTATTGGGTGAAAACGGTGCCGGTAAATCCACCTTGATGAAAGTTCTTGCGGGTGTTTATCCGCAAACGGCGGGGCGAATCATATTTGATGGTGAGCCTTATAGCCCAAAAAACCCGCGTGAAGCGGTTGCCAAAGGCTTATCGATTGTTTTTCAAGAGTTAAGCCTTTGCAATAATATGAGTGTTGCTGAAAATATTTTTGCAACCCATGAGCCACAACGTTTTGGCTTTATTAATGACAGACAATTGCGCAAAGAAGCAGATGAGTTGATCGCCTATTTGGGGCTACCAATCCGTGCTAGAGACAAAGTGGGCGATCTGTCAATTGCCCAGCGCCAATTGGTCGAAATTGCCAAAGGTTTGAGTAAACCAGCTAAAGTTCTTATTCTTGATGAGCCGACCTCATCCCTATCCGATTCAGAAGCTGAAATCTTATTTTCATTGATTGACCGTTTGAAAGAACGTGGAACGGCTATCATTTATATTTCCCATCGCATGGAAGAAATCATGCGTTTATCGGATGATATAACGGTTATTCGCGATGGCGAATATATCGACACAAAACGTCGTCAGGATACCAATATTGATGAATTAATCGCAATGATGGTTGGGCGAAAAATGGATGAAATTTATCCCCCCGCCCTTTCTAGCCCTAATTTTGAAAAAATATCTCCAATTTTAGAAGTAGAAAAACTATCGTTTAAAGATGAATTTCAAGATGTTTCTTTTGCTATTCGTCCAGGTGAAATATTAGGCTTTTTTGGTCTGGTTGGTTCTGGTCGCTCTGAAGTGATGAATGCCATATTCGGCATGAAAAAGGCAAGTGGGACCATACGCCTTGAGGGTAAGGCCGTTAATTTTAAGAGTGCTGCAGAATCTATCGCTGCCGGTATTGGCTTTGTAACAGAAAACCGCAAAGAAGAAGGTTTAATTCTAAGCGCTAATGTTATGCACAATATTTCCATGGCATCGCTCAACGGATTTACCAATAATTTGGGATTTATGAATTTTGGCGCAGAGAAAAAAGTTGCGCTTCAAGAAGCTGATCGTCTTTCAGTAAAAGCCAAGGGTTTAGACACAGTGGTGAATACTCTATCGGGCGGCAATCAACAAAAAATTGTTTTTGCTAAATGGCTTTTAACCAATCCCAAGCTTCTCATTTTAGATGAGCCAACACGCGGTGTTGATGTTGGCGCTAAATTTGAAATCTATAAAATTATTAGACAATTAGCTGATGAGGGAACAGCGATAATTCTTGTTTCTTCTGAATTGCCCGAGGTTTTAGGTCTTGCTGATCGTCTCATTGTTATGACTGAAGGGTGTATAACTGCGACGCTCAATGATGCGGATATGTCACCACAAAATGTTATGGCTTTTGCTACCGGAACGGTTGCCACAGGAATAGTTAAATGA
- a CDS encoding substrate-binding domain-containing protein, which translates to MLSAAACFTSNAFADGIGASLLTQQHPFYIELADAMKAEAKEKNVALEVSIANQDLNKQLSDVEDFITKGVDVIIISPVDSKGVYAAIAKANAAGIKVITVDVPAAEGDVVSHIGTDNYTGGVKAGELMAKILDGKGEVAIIDYPTVQSVVNRIEGFKKALESYPDIKIVAQQAGITRADALSVAQNILQANDNITGIFGFGDDAALAAAVAVKAANMSDKVAVIGFDGMKEARDAVDSDPVMVGVIQQFPDQMGKLAVDTAVKVIAGEEVPAEQPIVPGVYTKQK; encoded by the coding sequence ATGTTAAGTGCAGCAGCTTGCTTTACGTCAAATGCTTTTGCAGATGGTATTGGTGCTTCACTCCTTACCCAGCAGCATCCATTTTATATTGAACTTGCAGATGCTATGAAAGCTGAAGCCAAGGAAAAAAATGTGGCATTGGAAGTAAGCATCGCTAACCAAGATCTTAACAAGCAATTATCCGATGTTGAAGATTTTATCACCAAAGGCGTTGACGTTATCATAATTTCACCGGTTGACAGTAAAGGCGTTTATGCGGCAATTGCAAAAGCCAATGCCGCTGGCATCAAGGTAATTACGGTAGATGTTCCTGCCGCGGAAGGTGATGTTGTTTCTCATATTGGTACCGATAATTATACTGGCGGCGTTAAAGCTGGTGAATTGATGGCCAAGATCCTTGATGGCAAGGGTGAAGTTGCAATCATCGATTATCCAACCGTGCAGTCGGTTGTAAACCGTATCGAAGGCTTTAAAAAAGCGCTTGAAAGCTATCCTGATATCAAAATTGTTGCTCAACAAGCAGGCATCACTCGTGCCGATGCTTTGTCTGTGGCGCAAAACATCCTTCAAGCCAATGATAATATTACTGGTATTTTCGGCTTTGGTGATGATGCTGCCCTTGCCGCAGCTGTTGCCGTTAAAGCTGCGAATATGAGTGATAAGGTTGCTGTTATCGGCTTTGATGGCATGAAAGAAGCGCGCGATGCAGTTGATAGTGATCCAGTAATGGTGGGCGTCATTCAACAGTTCCCTGATCAAATGGGCAAACTTGCCGTTGATACGGCTGTAAAAGTCATTGCTGGCGAAGAGGTACCTGCTGAACAGCCTATCGTTCCTGGTGTTTATACAAAGCAAAAATAG